The Acinetobacter sp. WCHA45 DNA window ATGCTCTGGACAGACTGCTTAACTCGCTTGCGACAAGAGCTCTCTGACAACGTCTTTGCGATGTGGATTCGTCCTTTGGTTGCTGAAGAAGTTGACGGTGTGATGCGTTTATATGCACCTAATCCATATTGGACACGTTATATTCAAGACAACCATTTAGAGTTAATTTCAATTCTTGCTGAGCAATTATCGGAAGGTCGAGTACGTCAGGTTGAAATCTTGGTTGATTCGCGTCCAGGTACTATTTTGTCTTCTCATGAGCAACCTGCAACCACGACAGCTGCTTTAGGAAACACTTCAACCACTCCAATCGTTCCTATTAAAGCTAAGAAAGAAACTGATTTGGTGCAACCAAGTCAAAATGTCGCGAAAATACCAAAGAAAAGACAACTCAACCCATTATTTACATTCTCTTTATTTGTTGAAGGCCGTTCTAACCAAATGGCTGCTGAGACTTGCCGTAAGGTATTAACCCAATTAGGCGCATCTCAGCACAATCCTTTATTTTTATATGGTCCAACAGGTTTGGGTAAAACACACTTGATGCAAGCCGTAGGGAATGCACTTTTACAAGCCAAACCGAATGCACGTGTCATGTATATGACCTCGGAAAGTTTTGTACAAGACTTTGTCAGTTCATTGCAGAAAGGTAAGGTTGAAGAGTTTAAGAAAAATTGTCGTTCTTTAGATTTATTGTTGGTTGATGATATTCATTTGCTTGCTGGTAAAGAAGCAAGCCTTGTTGAATTCTTTTATACATTCAATGCTTTACTGGATGAATCTAAACAAATTATTTTAACTTCAGACCGTTATCCAAAAGAACTCACGGAATTGGATCCGCGTTTGGTTTCTCGATTCTCTTGGGGATTATCTGTTGGTGTTGAGCCACCAGATATTGAAACACGTATCGAAATTTTGCTAAAAAAAGCTGAAAATAGTGGGGTAGATTTGCCACGAAATTGTGCTTTATTCATTGCACAACAAGTGGTCGCAAACGTTCGTGAACTTGAAGGTGCCCTCAATAAGGTGGTGGCTATCTCACGTTTTAAAGGCACTGCGATTGATTTGGATGTGGTGCGTGAGTCATTAAAAGATGTTTTAGCGATTCGTGCACGCACCATTAGTGTGGAAAATATTCAGCGCGTCGTCAGTGAATATTTCCGTATCCCATTAAAAGAATTAATTGGACCTAAGCGCACCCGTATTTATGCACGTCCACGCCAATTAGCGATGGGGCTAGCCCGAGAGCTGACAGGGGATAGTTTTCCTGAGATTGGAATGGCATTTGGTGGCCGTGATCATAGTACCGTGATGCATGCCTGCGAAAAAGTGGTCAGCTTGCGCGAACAAGATCCAATTTTTAATGAAGATTATAAAAACTTACTTCGTCTGTTACAAAGTTAATCTATTTTTCAGAGTTGCAAACTACTTTTAAGTGCAGCATAGTACACTGCTAACATTCATATCAGCTTCTGTTGTAAGAGGAATAAAATCGTGCGTTTGAAAATCGCTAAAGAAAGTTTAGTCAACGTTTTATCACATGTGGTGGGGGCTGTTGAGCGTCGCCATACTTTGAATATTCTTTCAAATGTCAAAATTCAAACCACTCAACAGGCCTTAACGATTACGGGTTCTGATTTAGAAGTTGAATTAGTCGCAAGCACAACTTTATCTGAAGGTGCTTGTTTAGAGGTGGGTGAAACAACTGTTCCTGCACGTAAACTCGTTGAAATCTGTAAATCCCTTCCGACAGCAGCCTTGATTGATTTGCAAATAACAGAAGACCAACGCTGTATTTTAAAATCAGGCAATAGCCGTTTCGTATTAGGTACCCTTCCAGCAGAAGATTATCCATTACTCACGACTGACAATAGTCAAGGTACTCAGGTTCAAGTCACTCAGCGTGAATTAAAACGTTTATTTGAAAAAACAGCCTTTGCGATGGCGGTTCAGGATGTTCGTTTCTATCTAACGGGTACACTGCTGGAAATTGATCACAATCAATTGCGTACAGTCACAACAGATGGTCACCGTCTGGCATTGTGTGAAGTGTCTGCTTCATCGACAGCCTCCACATCAATTCAGGCCATTGTGCCACGCAAGGCGGTTAGTGAATTACAGCGTTTACTCAGCATTGAGGATGAACAACTGACCTTGCTGATTGGACGTGAATTGTTGAATGTCACCATCAATACGCCAAGCCGTGATAAAGAGCATGGCGATATTACCGTGCGTTTCACCACTAAACTAATTGATGGAAAGTTCCCTGATTATCGCCGTGTGATTCCTAAAAATGGTGACAAGCATGTCTTTATTGCTCATGATGTCTTTAAGCAATCTTTACAACGTGTTGCTATTTTAAGTAATGAAAAACTTCGTGGTGTTTTCTTGAATTTTAATCAAGATTCATTGCAGTTGCGTGCCAATAACCCAGAACAAGATGAGGCGGTTGAAGATATTGCAATTCAATATCAAGATGCACCTTTAGAAATGTCATTTAATGCGCAATATATCCTTGAAGTACTTGGTGTGTTGGATGGTGATGACGTGAAAATGAGCATGAGTGAAGCCAATCAGTCGGTGCTTGTTCAAGATCCAGCGCATCCTGATCAAACTTATGTCGTGATGCCAATGCGAGTTTAATGACGATTGATGTTTGAGTTTTAAAGCATGCAAATCACGCGTTTAAATATCGAACGTGTACGTAATTTAAAGACGGTTGCACTCCATGAGTTGCAACCGTTTAATATTTTTTACGGCGCAAATGGTTCTGGAAAAACGTCAGTTCTAGAGGCTATTCATTTACTGGCAACAGGGCGTTCATTTCGCACCCATATTCCAAAACATTACATTCAATATGAAGCCGG harbors:
- the dnaN gene encoding DNA polymerase III subunit beta translates to MRLKIAKESLVNVLSHVVGAVERRHTLNILSNVKIQTTQQALTITGSDLEVELVASTTLSEGACLEVGETTVPARKLVEICKSLPTAALIDLQITEDQRCILKSGNSRFVLGTLPAEDYPLLTTDNSQGTQVQVTQRELKRLFEKTAFAMAVQDVRFYLTGTLLEIDHNQLRTVTTDGHRLALCEVSASSTASTSIQAIVPRKAVSELQRLLSIEDEQLTLLIGRELLNVTINTPSRDKEHGDITVRFTTKLIDGKFPDYRRVIPKNGDKHVFIAHDVFKQSLQRVAILSNEKLRGVFLNFNQDSLQLRANNPEQDEAVEDIAIQYQDAPLEMSFNAQYILEVLGVLDGDDVKMSMSEANQSVLVQDPAHPDQTYVVMPMRV
- the dnaA gene encoding chromosomal replication initiator protein DnaA, encoding MLWTDCLTRLRQELSDNVFAMWIRPLVAEEVDGVMRLYAPNPYWTRYIQDNHLELISILAEQLSEGRVRQVEILVDSRPGTILSSHEQPATTTAALGNTSTTPIVPIKAKKETDLVQPSQNVAKIPKKRQLNPLFTFSLFVEGRSNQMAAETCRKVLTQLGASQHNPLFLYGPTGLGKTHLMQAVGNALLQAKPNARVMYMTSESFVQDFVSSLQKGKVEEFKKNCRSLDLLLVDDIHLLAGKEASLVEFFYTFNALLDESKQIILTSDRYPKELTELDPRLVSRFSWGLSVGVEPPDIETRIEILLKKAENSGVDLPRNCALFIAQQVVANVRELEGALNKVVAISRFKGTAIDLDVVRESLKDVLAIRARTISVENIQRVVSEYFRIPLKELIGPKRTRIYARPRQLAMGLARELTGDSFPEIGMAFGGRDHSTVMHACEKVVSLREQDPIFNEDYKNLLRLLQS